A single Raphanus sativus cultivar WK10039 unplaced genomic scaffold, ASM80110v3 Scaffold2685, whole genome shotgun sequence DNA region contains:
- the LOC108823038 gene encoding uncharacterized protein LOC108823038 yields MLCGSSLRDRIQPWLRDYVKLQSLAVFLIYIQIGCALIGSLGALYNGVLLINLAIALFALVAIESNSQSLGRTYAVLLFCALLLDVSWFILFTEEIWSISAETNGTFFIFSVKLTMAMEMVGFFVRLSSSLLWFQIYRLGASIVDTSSDLRNSFLNPPTPASAAAAIDRQCSSGAAAAEEILGGSIYDPAYYTSLFDDAQSNLSSPKVNHYSAENNGSPSAAEASRIMSPGSRSLHAIDEEKGLKQPPGMSSSSL; encoded by the exons ATGCTTTGTGGTTCTTCTTTGCGAGATCGAATACAGCCTTGGCTACGCGACTACGTTAAGCTCCAATCTCTCGCCGTCTTCCTTATTTACATCCAG aTTGGTTGCGCGCTGATTGGATCACTAGGCGCATTATACAATGGCGTTTTACTCATCAACTTAGCGATTGCCTTGTTCGCGCTTGTGGCTATCGAGAGCAACAGCCAAAGTCTCGGCCGCACATACGCCGTTCTCCTCTTCTGTGCTCTTCTTCTCGATGTCTCCTGGTTCATCCTCTTCACCGAAGAGATTTG GAGCATTTCGGCAGAGACGAATGGGACCTTCTTCATATTCTCAGTGAAGCTGACGATGGCCATGGAGATGGTTGGCTTCTTTGTCAggctctcttcctctctcttgtGGTTTCAGATTTACAGGCTGGGAGCTTCTATTGTCGACACTTCTTCTGATTTGAGAAACAGTTTCTTGAATCCGCCAACTCCTgcttctgctgctgctgctattGACAGGCAGTGTTCTTCaggtgctgctgctgctgaagAAATCTTGGGTGGTTCTATCTACGACCCTGCCTACTACACCTCTCTTTTTGATGACGCCCAATCCAATTTGAGTTCACCAAAG GTGAATCATTATTCAGCTGAGAACAATGGATCACCATCTGCTGCAGAAGCCTCTCGGATTATGTCCCCCGGATCCAGATCATTGCATGCTATTGAT GAAGAGAAAGGTCTGAAACAACCGCCGGGAatgtcttcatcatcattaTGA
- the LOC130505902 gene encoding probable dipeptidyl-peptidase 5, which translates to MSSSESPPQEKITAPYGSWKSPITADVVSGASKRLGGTAVDSRGRLVWLESRPNESGREVLVMEGEKEGGIDITPKEFGVRTLTQEYGGGAFRVSSSHDQLVVFSNYKDQRLYKQHFANKDSSPKPITPDYGSPAVTYADGVFDSRFNRFVTVREDGRLDRSNPITTIVEVNLSGGDTLEEPKVLVSGNDFYAFPRLDPKCERLAWIQWTLPNMPWDKAQLWVGYISESGTIDKRVCVAGCDPEYVESPTEPKWSPRGELFFVTDRKNGFWNIHKWIESTNEVVSVYPLDGEFTKPLWVFGTNSYEIIECSEEKNLIACSYRQKGKSYLGILDDSKGSCSLLDIPLTDFDNITLGNQCLYVEGASAVLPPSVAKVTLDKHKMKALSSEIVWSSSTDVLKYKSFFSAPDLIEFPTEVPGQNAYAYFYPPTNPLYNASIEEKPPLIVKSHGGPSAESRGSLNLIIQYWTSRGWAFVDVNYGGSTGYGREYRERVLRRWGIVDVDDCCGCAKYLVSSGKADVKRLFISGGSAGGYTALTALALRDVFKAGASLYGVADLKMLKEGHKFESRYIDSLVEEEKDFYERSPINFVDRFSCPIILFQGLEDKIVNPDQTRKIYQALKEKGVPVALVEYEGEEHGFRKAENIKYTLEQLMVFFARVVGGFQVADDITPLKIDNFDTSSDA; encoded by the exons ATGTCGTCTTCTGAGTCTCCTCCTCAAGAGAAAATCACCGCTCCTTATGGTTCCTGGAAGTCTCCGATCACCGCCGACGTCGTTTCCGGCGCTTCAAAGCGTCTCGGAGGCACCGCCGTCGATTCCCGCGGACGTCTCGTCTGGCTCGAGTCTCGCCCCAATGAATCCGG GAGAGAGGTATTGGTGATGgaaggagaaaaagaaggaGGAATTGATATAACACCAAAGGAGTTTGGAGTGAGGACTTTGACTCAGGAGTATGGAGGTGGTGCTTTCCGTGTTTCTTCATCCCACGATCAACTTGTTGTTTTCTCCAATTACAAAGATCAGCGTCTCTACAAGCAACACTTTGCTAACAAAG ATTCATCTCCCAAGCCAATCACCCCTGATTATGGTTCACCTGCTGTTACTTATGCTGATGGTGTCTTTGATTCCCGCTTTAACCGCTTCGTTACTGTTAGGGAAG ATGGTCGCCTGGACAGATCAAACCCTATTACCACCATTGTGGAGGTCAATCTAAGTGGTGGAGACACACTTGAAG AACCAAAAGTTCTTGTGAGTGGCAATGATTTTTATGCCTTTCCACGATTAGACCCCAAGTGTGAGCGTTTGGCATGGATTCAATGGACTCTCCCTAATATGCCTTGGGATAAAGCTCAGCTCTGGGTTGGCTACATTTCTGAGTCCGG AACTATTGATAAACGTGTATGTGTTGCTGGTTGTGATCCCGAGTATGTGGAATCTCCCACTGAGCCCAAGTGGTCACCAAGAG GTGAACTCTTTTTTGTTACTGACCGAAAGAACGGATTTTGGAATATACATAAATGG ATTGAAAGTACCAATGAGGTTGTTTCAGTATATCCTCTAGATGGTGAGTTTACAAAACCATTATGGGTTTTCGGTACAAACTCCTACGAAATAATCGAGTGCTCTGAAGAGAAGAACCTAATTGCATGTAGCTACAG GCAGAAAGGAAAGTCATATCTTGGCATTTTGGATGATTCGAAGGGTTCATGTTCTCTTCTTGATATTCCTTTAACTGATTTTGATAACATT ACATTAGGTAATCAATGCCTTTATGTTGAGGGAGCATCAGCAGTTCTTCCACCATCAGTTGCCAAG GTAACACTGGATAAGCATAAGATGAAAGCACTCAGTTCTGAGATTGTTTGGTCTTCTTCCACCGATGTTTTAAAGTACAAGTCTTTCTTCAGCGCGCCAGATTTGATTGAATTTCCAACAGAGGTTCCTGGTCAAAACGCTTATGCTTACTTTTATCCCCCAACCAATCCGCTCTACAATGCTAGCATAGAGGAGAAACCTCCATTGATAGTGAAGAGTCACG GAGGCCCTAGTGCTGAATCACGTGGATCCTTGAACCTGATTATCCAGTACTGGACAAGCCGAGGGTGGGCATTTGTTGATGTCAATTACGGTGGAAGCACAG GTTATGGTCGAGAGTATCGGGAGCGGGTGTTACGGAGGTGGGGGATTGTTGATGTGGATGACTGTTGTGGATGTGCTAAGTACTTG GTATCTTCTGGAAAGGCAGATGTTAAGCGGCTCTTTATATCTGGAGGTTCTGCAGGAGGTTACACAGCTCTTACAGCATTGGCATTAAGAGATGTCTTCAAGGCTGGAGCGTCTTTATACGGG GTGGCTGACCTTAAAATGCTGAAAGAAGGTCATAAGTTTGAATCCCGCTATATCGACAGTCTTGTTG aagaagaaaaggattTCTATGAGAGATCACCAATCAACTTCGTCGATAGGTTCTCTTGCCCCATCATCCTTTTCCAAGGATTGGAAGACaag ATTGTAAACCCGGATCAAACTCGTAAAATCTATCAGGCACTGAAGGAAAAAGGTGTGCCTGTTGCCCTTGTCGAGTACGAAGGAGAAGAACACGGTTTTCGTAAG